The Mytilus galloprovincialis chromosome 7, xbMytGall1.hap1.1, whole genome shotgun sequence genome has a window encoding:
- the LOC143084031 gene encoding AP-2 complex subunit alpha-2-like: MPAVKGDGMRGLAVFISDIRNCKSKEAEIKRINKELANIRSKFKGDKTLDGYQKKKYVCKLLFIFLLGHDIDFGQMEAVNLLSSNKYTEKQIGYLFISVMISAHNDLMKLVIQAIKNDLSSRNPIHVTLALQCVANIGSREMAEALGTEIPKLLVSGDTIDAVKQSAALTLLRLLRTSPDLINITEWSSRVIHLLNDQHMGVVTSAASFIEALVKRSPEEYKGCVSLAVSRLSRIVTSSYTDLQDYTYYFVPAPWLSVKLLRLLQNYPPPEDPAVRTRLTECLETILNKAQEPPKSKKVQHSNSKNAVLFEAINLIIHMDSDPNLLVRACNQLGQFLQHRETNLRYLALESMCLLATSEFSHEAVKKHQETVITSLKTERDVSVRQRAVDLLYAMCDRTNAEEIVGEMLEYLESADYSIREEMVLKVAILAEKYAVDYTWYVDVILNLIRISGDYVSEEVWYRVIQIVINRDDVQGYAAKTVFEALQAPACHENMVKVGGYILGEFGNLIAGDPRSSAIIQFQLLHSKYHLCGPATRGLLLSTYIKFINLFPEIKGDIQNVLKSNNNLRNSEVELQQRSVEYLQLSTVASLDVLATVLEEMPPFPERESSILAKLKKKKPSSVPDGPEEKKEHKLPQAQMSNNIEVHALPAISAASLSTPIASSTGSADLLGLGAPTVAPSTGGGGGGGLGGLLVDVFDTPTQNGGGMDANGLSAGSDENYRKFICKNNGVLFENDSLQIGVKSEYRQNLGRLGIFFGNKTSFQFTGFTADLVCPGNLGDQLSCQPKPAGEVIECGAQNQQVIQAECVTEFSDAPVLNISYTMSGSIQRINLKLPIMLNKFIEPAEMDSATFFTRWKALSLPNQECQRIFKAQFPMDIEQVKTKLLGFSMSVILDIDPNPENFVSAGILYTRTAQIGILARLEPNKQAQMYRLTIRSSKESCPSVLCDLLESQL; this comes from the exons ATGCCGGCTGTGAAAGGAGATGGCATGCGAGGATTGGCTGTTTTTATATCAGACATTAGGAATT GTAAGAGTAAAGAAGCAGAAATAAAAAGAATCAACAAAGAATTGGCAAATATTAGGTCAAAGTTCAAAG GAGATAAAACATTAGATGGTTACCAGAAGAAAAAGTATGTGTGTAAACTGTTGTTTATATTCTTACTTGGACATGATATTGACTTTGGTCAGATGGAAGCAGTGAACCTCCTTAGTTCTaataaatatacagaaaaacaaaTC ggatatttatttatatcagtGATGATTAGTGCTCATAATGACTTGATGAAATTAGTCATCCAGGCCATAAAGAATGATTTATCTAGTCGTAATCCTATCCATGTTACCTTGGCCCTACAATGTGTGGCTAACATTGGTAGTAGAGAAATGGCTGAAGCTCTAGGTACAGAAATACCAAAACTATTAGTCTCAGG AGATACGATAGATGCTGTCAAACAGAGTGCTGCATTGACGTTGTTACGTTTGTTACGTACGTCACCTGATCTTATTAATATAACAGAATGGTCATCTCGAGTCATACATCTTCTTAATGATCAACACATG GGGGTTGTTACATCAGCTGCCAGTTTTATAGAAGCTTTAGTGAAGAGAAGTCCTGAGGAATATAAAGGATGTGTCTCATTAGCAGTATCAAGACTTAGCAGA attGTGACTTCATCATACACAGATTTACAAGACTACACATATTATTTTGTACCAGCTCCATGGTTATCTGTAAAACTTCTTCGACTTCTTCAGAATTATCCACCACCAG AGGATCCTGCTGTTCGCACAAGACTAACAGAATGCCTGGAAACAATACTCAACAAGGCTCAGGAGCCCCCAAAGTCAAAGAAAGTTCAGCATTCCAATTCTAAAAATGCTGTTTTGTTTGAGGCCATTAATCTAATCATACACATGGACAGCGATCCAAATCTTCTAGTCAGAGCTTGTAATCAATTAGGACAATTCTTACAACACAGAGAAACTAATCTAAG ATATCTTGCATTAGAGAGTATGTGTTTATTAGCCACATCAGAATTCTCTCATGAAGCAGTCAAAAAACATCAAGAAACAGTTATTACTTCATTGAAG ACTGAACGAGATGTGAGTGTACGACAAAGAGCAGTAGATCTTCTGTATGCTATGTGTGACAGAACAAATGCTGAAGAAATCGTCGGAGAAATGTTGGAATATTTGGAATCAGCTGATTACTCCATAAGAGAAGAAATG GTCCTGAAGGTAGCCATCTTGGCAGAGAAGTATGCTGTAGATTACACTTGGTATGTTGATGTCATCCTGAACCTAATTAGAATATCAGGAGATTACGTCAGTGAAGAGGTTTGGTATAGAGTTATACAGATTGTTATCAATAGAGATGATGTCCAGGGATACGCTGCCAAAACTGTTTTTGAG GCATTACAGGCTCCTGCTTGCCATGAGAATATGGTCAAAGTTGGAGGATATATATTAGGAGAGTTTGGTAATCTAATTGCTGGAGATCCTAGGTCAAG TGCAATAATTCAGTTCCAGTTATTACACAGTAAATATCATTTATGTGGACCAGCAACCAGAGGACTTCTTCTGTCTACATATATCAAGTTCATTAACCTGTTCCCTGAAATAAAGGGagatatacaaaat gttttaaaGAGTAACAATAATCTGAGAAATTCCGAGGTGGAGTTACAACAGAGAAGTGTAGAATATTTACAACTAAGCACAGTGGCATCACTTGATGTTTTG GCAACAGTATTAGAAGAAATGCCACCATTCCCAGAACGAGAATCTTCAATCCTTGCCAAACTGAAGAAAAAGAAGCCATCGTCAGTACCTGATGGTCCCGAGGAGAAAAAGGAACACAAACTACCACAGGCTCAGATGAGTAACAATATAGAAGTTCACGCTCTTCCTGCAATCAGTGCCGCT TCATTATCAACACCAATTGCAAGCAGTACTGGGTCAGCAGATTTGTTAGGACTCGGAGCACCAACTGTAGCGCCCTCTACTGGTGGAGGAGGGGGTGGTGGTCTGGGTGGTTTATTGGTGGACGTATTTGACACACCCACACAGAATGGGGGCGGAATGGATGCTAATGGTCTGTCAGCTGGTTCTGATGAAAATTATAGAAA ATTTATTTGTAAGAACAATGGTGTATTATTTGAAAATGATTCATTACAAATTGGTGTAAAGTCTGAATATAGACAGAATCTAGGACGACTTGGGATATTCTTTGGGAACAAGACATCATTCCAGTTTACAGGATTTACTGCTGATTTAGTGTGTCCAGGAAATCTGGGGGAT CAATTAAGTTGTCAACCAAAGCCAGCTGGTGAAGTGATAGAGTGTGGTGCACAGAACCAGCAGGTCATTCAAGCTGAATGTGTCACAGAATTCTCAGACGCTCcagttttaaatatttcttacaC AATGAGTGGATCTATACAAAGAATCAACCTGAAGCTCCCAATTATGCTTAACAAATTTATAGAACCAGCTGAAATGGACTCGGCCACTTTCTTTACACGGTGGAAGGCTTTAAGTCT acCTAACCAAGAATGTCAGAGAATATTTAAAGCACAGTTTCCAATGGACATTGAACAGGttaaaacaaag TTACTTGGATTTAGCATGAGTGTGATACTAGATATTGACCCCAACCCTGAAAACTTTGTATCTGCTGGTATCCTGTACACTAGGACTGCACAAATAGGAATACTGGCTAGACTGGAACCAAATAAACAAGCACAG ATGTACAGACTAACAATAAGATCAAGTAAAGAGTCCTGTCCTTCCGTGCTGTGTGATTTGTTAGAGAGCCAGCTATAG